A part of Pararoseomonas sp. SCSIO 73927 genomic DNA contains:
- a CDS encoding methyltransferase domain-containing protein — MDSYATWHADPAREPAMEESHRPLWRHFIETVPETDLSTRDVLDFGCNRGGFLRLLHALKPFRAGVGIDIAEDSIRAARAMAGPAPLEFAVATDLSPWRGRFDLAFSYEVIYLLPDLGAHAAAIHAALRPGGTYYAVTGCHNEGPLWPALREQIGRTTNAPVQDRSPDDYAAAFLAAGFDVSVRRFGFDGFTPASKDRRYFPRLTDALDYYTRDKLLFRMVRQDRPAP; from the coding sequence ATGGACAGCTACGCGACCTGGCACGCGGACCCGGCCCGTGAACCAGCGATGGAGGAGTCCCATCGCCCTCTCTGGCGCCACTTCATCGAGACCGTGCCGGAGACGGACCTCTCCACCCGCGACGTGCTGGATTTCGGCTGCAACCGGGGCGGCTTCCTGCGGCTGCTGCACGCCCTGAAGCCCTTCCGCGCGGGCGTGGGCATCGACATCGCCGAGGACTCCATCCGCGCGGCCAGGGCTATGGCCGGTCCCGCGCCGCTGGAATTCGCGGTCGCGACCGACCTCTCGCCCTGGCGCGGCCGCTTCGACCTCGCCTTCTCCTACGAGGTGATCTACCTGCTGCCTGACCTCGGCGCCCACGCGGCCGCGATCCACGCAGCGCTTCGGCCGGGCGGGACCTACTACGCCGTCACGGGCTGCCACAACGAGGGGCCTCTCTGGCCCGCCTTGCGGGAACAGATCGGCCGCACGACCAACGCGCCAGTCCAGGACCGCTCGCCCGACGACTACGCCGCAGCTTTCCTTGCCGCGGGCTTCGACGTCTCCGTGCGGCGCTTCGGCTTTGACGGCTTCACCCCCGCCTCCAAGGACAGGCGCTATTTTCCCCGCCTGACGGACGCTCTGGACTACTACACCCGGGACAAGCTGCTCTTCCGCATGGTCCGCCAGGACCGCCCCGCCCCGTGA
- the phnF gene encoding phosphonate metabolism transcriptional regulator PhnF translates to MSLPRQPGQALWARIETLLAEEIGTGQIVSGDRLPTEPALMQRFGVSRATVRQALASLERRGLIHAEQGRGTFVGPRRLSYALSERTRFSRNLIEQGFEPSGRLLFERVVPAGPVVGDRLAIPEWQSVSHRHGIGEADGVPIELADVYVPLDRFPGWAEVKARHTTYTAAFAHYGVRDYRRLSTRIEARMPTQEEAALLDQPRTSPVFVMTRVDADPDGRPILYGHALWCADRVTFEIGG, encoded by the coding sequence GTGAGCCTGCCGCGACAGCCGGGACAGGCGCTCTGGGCGAGGATCGAGACGCTGCTGGCGGAGGAGATCGGCACGGGCCAGATCGTGTCGGGTGATCGCCTCCCGACCGAGCCCGCCCTGATGCAGCGCTTCGGCGTGAGCCGGGCGACGGTGCGGCAGGCGCTGGCCAGCCTGGAGCGCCGCGGCCTGATCCATGCGGAGCAGGGCCGCGGGACCTTCGTCGGCCCGCGCCGCCTCTCCTATGCCCTTTCGGAGCGGACCCGCTTCTCCCGCAACCTGATCGAGCAGGGCTTCGAGCCGAGCGGGAGGCTGCTGTTCGAGCGGGTCGTCCCGGCCGGTCCCGTCGTCGGCGATCGGCTGGCGATCCCGGAATGGCAGTCCGTCTCCCACCGCCACGGCATCGGCGAGGCGGACGGGGTCCCGATCGAGCTGGCCGACGTCTACGTGCCGCTCGACCGCTTCCCCGGCTGGGCCGAGGTGAAGGCACGGCACACGACCTACACGGCCGCCTTCGCGCATTACGGGGTGCGGGACTACCGGCGGCTGAGCACGCGGATCGAGGCGCGGATGCCGACCCAGGAGGAGGCGGCGCTGCTGGACCAGCCGCGGACCTCGCCGGTCTTCGTCATGACCCGCGTGGATGCCGATCCCGACGGCCGCCCGATCCTCTACGGCCATGCCCTTTGGTGCGCGGACCGTGTGACCTTCGAGATCGGAGGGTAG
- a CDS encoding DeoR/GlpR family DNA-binding transcription regulator produces the protein MRRRRTRHDEILAALAAGDTDVDALAARFGVSASTIRRDLNALSEQRAVARTYGGAILAAPHIESSLRARTGQHRAAKAAIAEAALDLIGEGETVILDGGSTVEALGRLLRGRSLRVVTTNLPLIPVLADAPGMELVVLAGTVRPISMSTVGPLAEQALRHLTADRVFMSADGVLPGRGVCEATLEQVSLKSLMIRQAREVVVLADASKLGRHGQPFWAPLPAAAAGGWTLVTDAPPAACAPYAEEGARVIRAG, from the coding sequence ATGCGACGCCGACGAACGCGCCACGACGAGATCCTGGCCGCCCTGGCCGCCGGCGACACGGATGTGGACGCCCTGGCGGCGCGCTTCGGCGTCTCCGCCTCTACCATCCGCCGCGACCTCAACGCCCTGTCGGAGCAGCGGGCGGTCGCGCGCACCTATGGCGGCGCCATCCTCGCCGCCCCGCACATTGAATCCAGCCTGCGCGCCCGCACCGGCCAGCACCGCGCCGCCAAGGCCGCCATCGCCGAGGCCGCGCTGGACCTGATCGGGGAGGGCGAGACGGTCATCCTCGACGGCGGTTCCACCGTGGAGGCGCTCGGGCGCCTCCTGCGCGGCCGCTCGCTGCGCGTTGTCACCACCAACCTGCCCCTGATCCCCGTGCTGGCCGATGCGCCCGGCATGGAGCTGGTGGTGCTGGCCGGCACGGTCCGCCCGATCAGCATGTCCACCGTCGGCCCCCTGGCCGAGCAGGCGCTCCGCCACCTCACCGCCGACCGCGTCTTCATGAGCGCGGACGGCGTGCTGCCCGGCCGCGGCGTGTGCGAGGCGACGCTGGAGCAGGTCTCCCTGAAATCCCTGATGATCCGGCAGGCGCGCGAGGTGGTGGTGCTGGCCGACGCCTCGAAGCTCGGCCGCCACGGCCAGCCCTTCTGGGCGCCCCTGCCCGCCGCGGCGGCCGGCGGCTGGACCCTGGTGACGGACGCACCCCCCGCCGCCTGCGCGCCCTACGCCGAGGAGGGCGCGCGGGTGATCCGGGCGGGCTAG
- the pdxA gene encoding 4-hydroxythreonine-4-phosphate dehydrogenase PdxA — MTDTRPIIAITMGDASGIGPEIIMKALAREDVYAMCRPFVVGDATRLREADAVTKTGLQVNALQTPAGAGYQRGTVDVIDLGIIPAGHPFGQLSALSGEGAFRYIERATRLVEAGEADAICTAPLSKEALHAAGHKYPGHTEMLAHLTGTPEVSMMLVAPKLRVIHVTTHIGLIDAIKKIEPGLVFRVIERGRATLVKAGIEQPRIGVCAINPHAGENGLFGQGEEEEKIIPAIRKCQANGWAVDGPLPADTLFFRAARGDFDLVVAMYHDQGHGPVKVMGLEAGVNITIGLPVVRTSVDHGTAFDIAGKGIADEGSLVEALKQAVGLAPKRVMQAA, encoded by the coding sequence ATGACTGATACCCGCCCGATCATCGCCATCACCATGGGCGACGCCTCCGGCATCGGCCCGGAGATCATCATGAAGGCCCTGGCGCGGGAGGACGTCTACGCGATGTGCCGCCCCTTCGTGGTGGGCGACGCGACGCGCCTGCGCGAGGCCGATGCCGTCACGAAGACCGGCCTGCAGGTGAACGCCCTGCAGACCCCCGCCGGCGCGGGGTATCAGCGCGGCACGGTGGACGTGATCGACCTCGGCATCATCCCCGCCGGCCATCCCTTCGGCCAGCTCTCCGCCCTCTCCGGCGAGGGCGCCTTCCGCTACATCGAGCGCGCGACGCGGCTGGTGGAGGCCGGTGAGGCCGATGCCATCTGCACCGCCCCGCTCTCCAAGGAGGCGCTGCACGCCGCCGGCCACAAGTACCCCGGCCACACGGAGATGCTGGCGCACCTCACCGGCACGCCGGAGGTCTCGATGATGCTGGTGGCGCCGAAGCTGCGCGTCATCCACGTCACCACGCATATCGGCCTGATCGACGCGATCAAGAAGATCGAGCCCGGCCTGGTGTTCCGCGTGATCGAGCGCGGCCGCGCGACGCTGGTGAAAGCGGGCATTGAGCAGCCCCGCATCGGCGTCTGCGCCATCAACCCCCACGCGGGCGAGAACGGCCTGTTCGGCCAGGGCGAGGAGGAGGAGAAGATCATCCCCGCCATCAGGAAGTGCCAGGCCAATGGCTGGGCCGTGGACGGCCCGCTGCCCGCCGACACGCTGTTCTTCCGCGCCGCCCGCGGCGACTTCGACCTCGTGGTGGCCATGTACCACGACCAGGGCCACGGCCCGGTGAAGGTGATGGGCCTGGAGGCCGGCGTGAACATCACCATCGGCCTGCCCGTGGTCCGCACCAGCGTGGACCACGGCACCGCCTTCGACATCGCCGGCAAGGGCATCGCCGACGAGGGATCGCTGGTGGAAGCGCTGAAGCAGGCGGTGGGCCTCGCCCCGAAGCGGGTGATGCAGGCGGCCTGA
- a CDS encoding four-carbon acid sugar kinase family protein, translated as MTRRWLILADDLTGAADCGIAFARRGLEASVGWHSAEGGTAEVLAIDADSRRLAPEDAAARHAALLRARHAPGTGLIKKIDSTLRGQPAAELAATIHALREAGRPAMAIVAPAFPATGRTTEAGRVHLNGAPLETTPLWARDHSYESAHLPSVLDSVGLSNCHLPLGTIRDGAALTAALRDALATGVEAVVCDATAAGDLDSLARASLPMVGDVFWVGSGGIAAALAAALPETGAAPAAPPAVRNGVLVVVGSIAEASRGAAARLVAEDAAVLIEVPVGLLRAGPADAGWAPMAGAIADSLAAGHDTLVLITDASAADLSGGAALAAALGVLLEPAGRRMGALFATGGETACALLSHLGVHGIRLVEEVEAGVPLGVTQGAIQIPVMTKAGAFGDDGTILRSLSRLHNLSRETA; from the coding sequence GTGACCCGCCGCTGGCTCATCCTGGCGGATGACCTGACCGGCGCCGCCGATTGCGGCATCGCCTTCGCCCGCCGCGGGCTGGAGGCGAGCGTCGGCTGGCACAGCGCGGAGGGCGGGACCGCCGAGGTCCTGGCGATCGACGCCGACAGCCGCCGCCTGGCCCCGGAGGACGCCGCCGCACGCCACGCCGCGCTGCTGCGCGCCCGCCACGCCCCGGGCACCGGCCTGATCAAGAAGATCGACTCCACCCTCCGCGGCCAGCCCGCCGCGGAACTGGCCGCCACCATCCATGCCTTGCGCGAAGCCGGTCGCCCCGCGATGGCGATCGTCGCCCCCGCCTTCCCCGCCACCGGCCGCACCACCGAGGCCGGGCGCGTCCACCTGAACGGCGCCCCGCTGGAGACCACCCCCCTCTGGGCGCGCGACCACAGCTACGAGAGCGCGCACCTGCCGTCCGTGCTGGACTCCGTCGGCCTCTCCAACTGTCACCTGCCGCTGGGGACGATCCGCGACGGGGCGGCCCTCACGGCCGCCCTGCGGGACGCCCTGGCCACGGGCGTCGAGGCCGTGGTCTGCGACGCCACCGCGGCCGGCGACCTCGACAGCCTCGCCCGCGCCAGCCTGCCGATGGTCGGCGACGTCTTCTGGGTCGGCTCCGGCGGCATCGCCGCCGCCCTCGCCGCCGCCCTGCCGGAGACGGGCGCCGCGCCCGCCGCGCCGCCGGCCGTGCGGAACGGCGTGCTCGTCGTCGTCGGCAGCATTGCGGAGGCGTCCCGCGGCGCCGCCGCCCGCCTCGTCGCCGAGGATGCCGCCGTCCTCATCGAGGTGCCGGTCGGCCTGCTGCGCGCCGGCCCCGCCGATGCGGGCTGGGCGCCCATGGCGGGCGCGATCGCGGATTCGCTCGCCGCCGGCCACGACACGCTTGTGCTGATCACCGACGCCTCCGCCGCCGACCTCTCCGGGGGCGCCGCCCTCGCCGCCGCGCTGGGGGTCCTGCTGGAACCCGCTGGCCGCCGCATGGGCGCCCTGTTTGCCACGGGCGGGGAAACGGCCTGCGCCCTGTTGAGCCATCTCGGCGTCCACGGCATCCGCCTGGTGGAGGAGGTCGAGGCCGGCGTGCCCCTCGGCGTTACCCAGGGCGCCATCCAGATCCCCGTCATGACGAAGGCCGGCGCCTTCGGCGACGACGGCACCATCCTCCGCAGCCTGTCCCGGCTGCACAATCTTTCCCGGGAGACCGCGTGA
- a CDS encoding 2-keto-3-deoxygluconate permease encodes MQIPIKRAIESVPGGMMVVPLALGAIIATLFPATPKFFGSFTGALFTGSLPILAVFYVCMGASIDFKATPYILKKGGTLLATKVGIAALLGIIVGQFLGEAPVSAGIFAGLSTLAIVAAMNDTNGGLYMALMGQYGQPRDVGAYTVMTLESGPFLTMVTLGVAGLSAFEWPVLVGAILPLLVGMIIGNLDREMRDFLSRAIPVMIPFFAFALGAGLDLTKVWQAGILGLGLGVAVVVITGLALFLADRAIGGNGVAGVAAASTAGNAAAVPAIVAANNPAYAEAAPAATILVSACVIVTAILVPPLTAWVARRVGPGRDAAAEDAMAQGTGAEGRRA; translated from the coding sequence ATGCAGATTCCCATCAAGCGCGCCATCGAGAGCGTGCCCGGCGGCATGATGGTCGTGCCCCTCGCCCTCGGCGCGATCATCGCCACCCTTTTCCCGGCCACGCCGAAGTTCTTCGGCTCCTTCACCGGCGCGCTCTTCACCGGGTCCCTGCCGATCCTGGCGGTGTTCTACGTCTGCATGGGCGCCAGCATCGACTTCAAGGCCACCCCCTATATCCTGAAGAAGGGTGGCACGCTGCTGGCCACGAAGGTCGGCATCGCCGCCCTGCTCGGCATCATCGTCGGCCAGTTCCTCGGCGAGGCCCCGGTGTCCGCCGGCATCTTCGCCGGCCTCTCCACCCTCGCCATCGTCGCCGCGATGAACGACACCAATGGCGGCCTCTACATGGCGCTGATGGGCCAGTACGGCCAGCCGCGCGACGTCGGCGCCTACACCGTGATGACGCTGGAATCCGGCCCCTTCCTCACCATGGTCACCCTCGGCGTTGCCGGGCTCTCGGCCTTTGAGTGGCCGGTGCTGGTGGGCGCCATCCTGCCCCTCCTCGTCGGCATGATCATCGGCAACCTGGACCGCGAGATGCGGGACTTCCTCAGCCGCGCCATCCCCGTGATGATCCCCTTCTTCGCCTTCGCGCTCGGCGCCGGGCTGGACCTGACGAAGGTGTGGCAGGCCGGGATCCTCGGCCTCGGCCTCGGCGTCGCGGTGGTCGTGATCACCGGCCTCGCCCTCTTCCTCGCGGACCGCGCCATCGGCGGGAACGGGGTCGCGGGCGTCGCCGCGGCCTCCACCGCCGGCAACGCGGCGGCGGTGCCCGCCATCGTCGCGGCCAACAACCCCGCCTATGCCGAGGCGGCGCCGGCGGCCACCATCCTCGTCTCCGCCTGCGTCATCGTCACCGCCATCCTCGTGCCGCCGCTCACGGCCTGGGTCGCCCGCCGGGTGGGACCGGGCCGGGACGCCGCGGCGGAGGACGCCATGGCTCAGGGTACCGGGGCCGAAGGGCGGAGGGCGTGA